The proteins below are encoded in one region of Balaenoptera acutorostrata chromosome 11, mBalAcu1.1, whole genome shotgun sequence:
- the AVPR1A gene encoding vasopressin V1a receptor has product MSFSGSPGAGPAGNSSPWWPLAISGANTSGEAEALGKDDSPLADERNEELAKLEIAVLAVIFVVAVLGNSSVLLALHRTPRKTSRMHLFIRHLSLADLAVALFQVLPQLCWDITYRFRGPDGLCRVVKHLQVFAMFASAYMLVVMTADRYIAVCHPLKTLQQPARRSRLMIAAAWVLSFVLSTPQYFVFSVVEVSNVTKAYDCWANFIQPWGLPAYVTWMTGSIFVAPVVSLGTCYGFICYHIWRNVRGKTAVRQGEGARAEGAGGAFHQGLLLAPCVSSVKTISRAKIRTVKMTFVIVTAYIVCWAPFFIIQMWSVWDKNFPWVESENPATTITALLASLNSCCNPWIYMFFSGHLLQDCIQSFPCCQNMKQTFNKEDSDSTNRKQTSFTNNRSPTYRTGAWKDSAKSSKSIQFIPVSS; this is encoded by the exons ATGAGTTTCTCCGGGAGCCCCGGCGCGGGGCCCGCGGGCAACTCCAGCCCATGGTGGCCTCTGGCCATCAGCGGTGCCAACACCAGCGGGGAAGCGGAGGCGCTCGGGAAAGACGACAGCCCGCTGGCGGACGAGCGCAACGAGGAGCTGGCCAAGCTGGAGATCGCCGTGCTGGCCGTGATTTTCGTGGTGGCCGTGCTGGGTAACAGCAGTGTGCTGCTGGCGCTGCACCGCACGCCTCGCAAGACGTCCCGCATGCACCTCTTCATCCGCCACCTCAGCCTGGCCGACCTGGCCGTCGCTCTCTTCCAGGTGCTGCCTCAGCTGTGCTGGGACATCACCTACCGTTTCCGCGGACCCGACGGGCTCTGCCGCGTGGTGAAGCACCTGCAGGTGTTCGCCATGTTCGCATCGGCGTACATGCTGGTGGTCATGACCGCCGACCGCTACATCGCCGTGTGCCACCCGCTGAAGACGCTGCAGCAGCCGGCGCGCCGCTCGCGCCTCATGATCGCCGCCGCCTGGGTGCTGAGCTTCGTGCTGAGCACTCCACAGTACTTCGTCTTCTCCGTGGTCGAAGTGAGCAACGTCACCAAGGCCTACGACTGCTGGGCCAACTTCATCCAGCCCTGGGGTCTCCCCGCCTACGTGACCTGGATGACCGGCAGCATCTTCGTGGCGCCCGTGGTCAGCCTGGGCACCTGCTACGGCTTCATCTGCTACCACATCTGGCGCAACGTCCGCGGAAAGACTGCGGTGCGCCAGGGCGAGGGCGCCCGCGCGGAGGGCGCAGGTGGCGCCTTCCACCAGGGGCTCCTGCTCGCGCCGTGTGTCAGCAGCGTGAAGACAATTTCCCGCGCCAAGATCCGCACGGTGAAGATGACCTTCGTGATCGTGACGGCTTACATCGTTTGCTGGGCGCCCTTCTTCATCATCCAGATGTGGTCTGTCTGGGATAAGAATTTCCCCTGGGTCG AGTCGGAAAACCCGGCCACCACCATCACTGCATTACTGGCTTCCTTGAATAGTTGCTGCAATCCCTGGATATACATGTTTTTTAGTGGCCATCTCCTGCAAGACTGTATCCAAAGCTTCCCATGCTGCCAAAACATGAAGCAAACATTCAACAAAGAAGATTCTGACAGTACGAACCGAAAACAGACTTCCTTCACTAACAACCGAAGCCCCACATATAGGACCGGCGCGTGGAAGGACTCAGCTAAatcttccaagtccatccaaTTCATTCCTGTTTCATCCTGA